The nucleotide window TTTAGTAACATAATCCCCCCCAGAGTATTTGTTGATTGCTTATTTCTGTTTTTAGGTATCATAAGACTTCCTAAAGCAGCAAAGAGTGGTATCAAGAACCGCACTGTTCCTCGACCATCCCTCATCAATATAGTTAAGGAACTAGGTAAGGATGTTGGCATTAATAGATTGAATTTTTTAATTCTTAATTGCGATGAACCAATATGGATTTATTCGGTTTGTGACTAATCACAAATGTTTACCTTTTTTTTCTTGAttattttttcaaaacactttttgttttagtttttcttttcaACTTCAGTTTTCTTTGTGATGCTTTGTAATGTCATAATTGGATGATATAAGAATATACAATTGAAAAGGCTTGTTGTGTTCTTCAGCTCTTCAAGCTCCTTTGAGAAACAAAGCCCCTCGAGGTGCTCCGACCCCTATCAACCGTAACCAGGCCAACCAGCCACGGAGTGCATCCGCCTTACTGGGCAAGAGACCCTACGATAATGTGAGTATTCCACCTCGACTACATAAATGAAACTTTCCAGAGGTAAAATAATGTGCACTGATTTTGGAACTTTAAATGGCTGCAGGTCGGAGGTCATTCTTTCTCAACTAATGGAAGACCATTTACATCAGGAATGAGAGCAGCCAACCAATCCGTTATTAAGAGGCAAAAGGTCAGTCAAGGCGATGCACCAAATCCAGTAGTGTTTGTCGCTACAAAAGACACCaggtatgtttaaaaaaaatgcaattgcattTGAAATGGAATGTTTTGGTTTTTCCTGAGTCTAACTTCAATATGTATGGGTTTGCAGAGCCCTGAGGAAACACCTTACTCAGGGAGAGATGAGGCGGGCAGCCAGAAAACCACACATCCCAGTTAGAGTCAAATTTCCTGTGCCACCCCGGCCACTTCCTGTACCCATTTTACCCTCTAGCACAAGCGAGCCAATAGTGTTGGAGGACTAAATGATGTTCCAATAAAACGCAACGTTTGCCAGAGCATGTTAAATCCAGCCATCATCAACTGTTCTTCTCTATTCCTTGTCTGCGGTTGTCACCTACATAAGTACACACTTACAGTACAGACACAGAATATGATATTCCCTGTACTCTTTAACCAGCATACACCAGACTTCATTGCTTTTTACTCCTAGTGTTTCGTTTCAATTTTCTCCAGTcccattacttttttttttttaatgcaaatactTTTAACTAATTTAAAGCAAATCATGTTCGATCTAAAAAGGTGTAAAAGCACACTTTATTTTCCTGCAGTTTTGTCTTTATTTGTATAAATATTAACAGGATTTTTCAACAACATGATGTGTATGAATGAAGGGTTTAAATTGTGTGAGAAAGTCTtgcaactgttttttcaatttaaaaagCATTGAGTATGGGCTGTTCTCTTTATTTCGTAATAACGTTTGtgatgcttttttatttttaacttgtACATGTGGTTCTAGTCTTTAAGGCTCAGCAGAACTGCTCATCATGGAGAGCAATAAAGAAAAGTTTCCCCTGAATATTTTCTTCTGTAAAACAAATCTGCAGTTGGGATGGTTTTTATATAGTCACACTGTTTTCTCAGATACCATTTTGTTTCTTGAGGGGATTCCAAATGTAACTACTAAAGTCAGTGATACATAAGGTCTTGGAGGTTCTACCTGAAATGCTGTCTTcgtataaaaacaaactgttaaGGATGGCTTCTAATATTGTAAAGTTTCAAAGATCTTCATATGAATGTAAGGCAAATGGGATATCAGATGTCACAATTCATTTAGACTTTTGTGTGCCTAAATATTGAACCTTTTCCTTATATTACATCCTGAACAAAGCCATACAAGTTTGTTTTCCATTCATgcttttttttgcataaatgcTGACACTCGCATTTGTTTCAAAGGTCTTTGTTTTGGAAAAAATCAAAAAGGCTACGGGAAGATAATGTTAGTGATTGTAGGTAATGAATGATAGGAATTCAGTGAGAGGGGAAAATGTTATGTATTTGATACGATTTTGTAGTAGTGGCTCAACTATAGAAATATTGGATGATGTGTAGAGTTGAACAGTTGGGATTTTTGACAGATTTCTTGGCTTGAAATTCGACAACTgaaatttattgtaaattttGTCCCTGTTCAGGGGTTTTGTAATGTTTCTTAAACAAATAGAGCGTGCACTGCACACTAAAGACACAGATAAATGTTGACCAGTCCCATTTTAAGCATCACCAGTTTTTATGAAGAGGTTTTGTGCCCTTACAATGTTTTGGCAAAGCACTAACAAAAAATGTTGTCCATTATGGGATAGGGTGGGGAAGAAGGACCATCTGGTTTTAGGGTTTCTTTAAAAGGTGTGAATGATTTCAGTTTTGTAAATCTATGAGAAATTTGTCTCAATTCACAACTCAAACATTTCTCCAAACCCGTTTTTTTTATATTCCAGTGTCTGTATCCTTTAATGTATCTTGTGATAAGAAAATGAATAAAGATTTTTGTTTGTGGTCATAAAAGAGGGCAATTCCCATCTTTCCTTAGATAAATTACATTGATgtattttactacagttaagtaTGACTCCAAGATCAATTCAATTGTTCATGATTGTGGGTCACAAACACACGTGTTGCAggcatttataaataaaaatgttgctTATAATTAATagaataaataattttgtattatataaataaagtattgtatagacggtttcagcatgtaacaacaaaaataaactGCTTTCGTGAAATAAACttctacaaataaaaaataacaacaaagtccttttagagtagtttatttctgataacaactaaaataaacaagtatATTTCCTAAgatcaaatcatagctaaagcgtattaAAAACTAACTGTTACACTTCAGCTAACGCtgctgtgtaaaattaatgtagcCTATACAATGTATACAAAGAAGTTGAGCTCGACTGCAAACACCTCCTTTCAAAGAGAGGTgatctcccctcgtctttaggaaaccagaacatttgttattttcgatatatatatatatttttcctaATCGAGCTGATAAACTTGATGTTTTTGCATTACTCtgtaaattatatatttgaTTAGATTCAGCGCTATTCTTTAAGTAAGTGTCGTTTATCGTGTACAAAGTAAATATGTCCTAAACCTCACAATAAACATATCACAAAGACTTCAATCCTTCACTTCACAGACAACGCTCAATTAACAACTTTTAGGTGTGACACGGTAATTGATACGAGATGGGCCTGGGTGTATATTCGTCCCTTTGAAGTTGGCCATCGACCAATGTTTATTCGATAAGGGCAGCGGTAATGACTCAATTTTATCCAATTCAATTTTTAAAACACCCACGACAGACAAAAAGCATCACCGAAGTATGAGGGCAATCAGACTGCTCACAAATTAGATTGACGGGCAACTCcttgaaatctgattggttgatacGAACCATTTCATGACGTTTACGCTTCACAGCtgattcatattttaaaaggaACGCGGGAACGAAATCCAGGTCAGCTTTAAAACAGCACGGCTAACGTTGGAAGGTACGCGGCACTTGCCAGGTACATGGTTTAGTCCGCGTCTTCGTTTGGTGGAGAGCAATATAACGGGCTGTTTGTCTGGATTACAGTTGGATGTTTTTTGCTTTGGTATCAACTTTCTAAACGACAAAACGGTTTTTGTGAGCTGCTTTTCATAGTTGAAAAAACGTAATCATGTTTGAGGTAAGATTATCTAATTTATCTtggtattaaaaataataatctggGTTGTGTCTGTAATggtattaaatttaagtgaattttgtGGTAAGAATGTTTGtactagtgatgggagaaacgaagcctttcgaagcttcgaatcaattgaaccaattgcttcgaaaattgattcagtttttcgaagcagttcgaaacccacacacgctggcgacccctgctggtcaaaatagtgtataAGCAGATgtgtcaaaacattttacactttttttttttacaaaacaatagcaagatttttattaaaatatgttaaaaaaattatttaacttaattcagacatagttaaaagtgtattatgtgtttttagttttatttagggcaaacaaatgaataaaactaactaccattttaattatgcacatttttgtcattaaatctgtctataaacaaaaagtagacaacatggcagtgttattagtcagaaggatggatgttttatgaactttcataataaaactgacccgagttcacctaaacttgttagacactggtcatgtgatcaactccccctagtggtgaaccatcggtttttcgaaacgtttcgaaacggttatgacgtaatgaagcctcgtttgctaaaatcacgtgacttgggccagtttgaaacaagctccgaaccactgattcgaaacaaaagattcgtaaatgtttcgaagcctcatgaagcagtgcttcgaaaacgtcCATCACTAGTTTGTACTTTTTGCCTTTGGCACTTATTAACTTTAATCACTTTTTTTTGCCCTTTTCAGACAAGTCAAGATAACCTGCTGCTGTTCCCCTCGGAAGGCCAGACTAATCTAGTCTTCCCTGAAGAGGGATTAGGCAATGGGACCATATCTCTTGCTGAAGCTTTGCTTCCCTTAGTTGAGTTTCCGTCTCCTATGACCCCCTGGCTTTGCTCCACCCGCTACAAGACTGAACTGTGCAGCCGCTATGCTGAAACGGGTACCTGCAAGTATGCCGAACGCTGCCAGTTTGCTCACGGCCTTCATGATCTTCATGTACCTTCTCGCCACCCCAAGTATAAAACCGAGCTGTGTCGTACCTACCACACTGCTGGATACTGCGTTTATGGCACACGCTGTCTATTTGTGCACAACCTTAAAGAGCAGAGGCCTGTCCGTCCTCGATGCAGAAACGTACCATGTCGTACATTTCGTGCGTTTGGTGTTTGTCCCTTTGGCACCAGGTGCCACTTTCTGCATGTTGAGGGTGGCTCAGAATCTGACAGCGTGGAGGATGAGAGAACCTGGCAACCCCCATCAAATGCCCAAGAGTGGAAACCACGTGGTGCCCTCTGTCGTACATTTAGTGCTTTTGGATTCTGTCTCTATGGCACCCGTTGCCGGTTCCAGCATGGGCTCCCCAATTCAATCAAGGGTCTCGCCTCTAACAACACACCCTGGCCTCACCAAATGCTAAATGGAGGATCTCTTTCGCCTGCCTCAGACACATGTTCCTCACCATCTCCACCTTCTTCATCGCCTCCATCTGCACTGGCCTCACCCGTGTACCCTGATGGCTCAGGTCCGATCACCCCTCCTTCAGCAGATGCAGTGGCCAACAATGCCTTTACATTCAGCAGTCAGCATTTAAATGACCTGCTGCTGCCACTGGCCTTTAGGCTCCAGCAGTTGGAGAAAGCTGGCAAAGTTGGCACACAGGAGGAGCCGCTGTTGTCATAAGACCTCTGGCATGGCAAAGGTCCCTGAAATTCTAACCACCTGCCATGAACGTTTACTACCAAGCCTTAATGGCTATAAGCTTTAACGCTGACTGTACTGTGCGGAACCCATCCTTAACCTTTGTTTTTACTACTAAATGTGTATATGGTGTCTGCAGCCTTTTTGCTTTTAACTGCCTCTTAAGAGTAAGTCTCAAGGTTTGATTTAAGTCTGTCCTGTACTTCTGAATTGGGCCACTTATATTTGACAGACTGAACGAGAACCTTATGTAAATTTGAGACTATTttagtgttgtgtatttatggCTTGCGATATGAATGTCTAACATATGgatttttaaaacttaatgaGTGTAAATTATTTTATGGAGTGTCCGCATCCTTACAACTTAATAAAACTTCCTTAAAGGATTTCAAGTCTTCAGTTGTCTTAATTGTAACTGTCTTTTTGTAAGTGTTTAAATTGCAGCTTTGCAATTTTTTTCAAGTGCGTATGACTGTCGATATGATGAACCCTATTGTTCCTTTTCAAAACTTCCTTGGTACACATACGCTGCGTTCCAAACCGCCTCCTTCCATACTGCATAGTAGGCAAAGattacgagaagtagtgcttttcgcctactatatagtatggaagtatgcggttttgGGACGCAGCGATAATTTCAGCGGCAGCCTACTTTCCTGTTCTTGACGCGTCAAGCGTAATGCGCATGCGCGGATCCAATGGCCAATCAGGCGCGTAGCTGTACAGCAATGGTTGGATAAACAGTAGCTGGTGTGCTGCTAATATCTGCGCAGACTCACGGTTTTTAACGGCGACTAGTGAAATAACAGGCCTGTCAATCGTACGTTGGAGTAAGGTTTGTTTCGTTTTCGATCCGTATTTGGTCTGCAACATTCTAGTGAGTGTGGCTGTTTTGTTGGCGGTTGTAGTTTAAATTGGCCACGAAAACTCGAACAGTATCACCAAGCTTAATAACTGCCTCTTTTCTGAACTGTTTACGTCTGTAGACGAAGCAAGCATGATGCGATGCAGCTATTGTCACGTTAGCCAAACCCCCGTATAACTCCGAACATCTTCAGTTACTGACTCTTTGAGCAAACACATTTCCCGGTACCTTGCAGTGAACATGACTGAAAGGGAGGAACGACGCTTCGCGGAGGTACCCCGCGAATCCATTAAACTGATGGCCGAGAGCGCTGGAGTGGAGCTCAACGAGGAGGTCGCAGCTCTGCTGGCCGAGGATGTGTGTTATCGTCTCAGAGAAGCAACACAGGTATTTTCAAAATTATGCCGTTTATCTGAAGATTTAACACTCAATTCTCCTGCAAGTGCACGTGTCTTTTCAATGATTGTGTGTTTGTCAGTAAGTAATGTGTAATTTTGCAAGGAATCAAGCATGCAGGTTTTATCTATCACAACAGAACAGCTCACAGTTCATGCGACATGCTAAAAGAAGAAAGCTGAGTGTCGAAGACTTCAACAGAGCGTTGCGTTGGAGCAATACTGAGGTATCTcattgtgtttatttataatgTGAGTGTAACAGTTATACTTGACTGTTACACTTTAAAACTGAGGGCAACATTACATTTGCTGTATATTTTCAAGACCGTTTGTGGCTACGGTGCACAAGACTCCTTACCGTTCCGACCATTAAAGGAAGGAGAACTTTTCTTTGTGGAGGATAGAGAGATAAACCTGGTGGAGTTGGCGCTTGCTACCAACATCCCCAAAGGCTGTGCAGAGACAATGGTTCGAGGTACGGTGGGTGTCAGAAGTTAAATTGAGTGGAGATTACTAGCTTGCATTTTATAAACCTATAGTTTTCTTTTGTGTGCTTTGGCAGTACATGTGTCATATCTTGATGGGAAAGGCAATCTGGAACCTCAAGGCACAGGTAAACTTAAAACATGTGAGCTGCTATATGTGTGTATTACTTCAATTGATTAGTTTGATCCTTGCTGTAtacaacagaaaaaaatatcaaatattaGAATAGAGGGAAAATACCAGGGCAACCAACTGTAGGCATGAAGTGGCCCACTTGTCTGGCACCTTGTTTGGGAAACCAAATAAAAGGCacattaaaatcactgctaaattcatgttaaaggaatagttcaccccaaaaaaggaaatttctttgttctgctaaacacaagaAAAGATATTTtgtgcaatgtttgtaaccaaatttCCTATTGTGGAATTCAATGGTGCTCCAAAACAGTTTCATTACAAacgttaaaaaataatttgtgttAAGCTGGAAAAagatacatttatacaggttcaGAACATCCTGAGGGTGAGTTAATAATGACAGatgtttaatttttgggtgaactatcacttaaatatataatctAGCCCTGTATTTATTACCGAACCCTAATGTAGGACTGAGCAGTATATCAAGTTTTGGTAATATCAGTATTTTTCCTCAATGGGATACAGAATGAGACAGGACCATCTATTAGGGGTGGGTGGTATGACCAAAAATCTGTTTCATAAAATAAGTAACGACACATTTCACGGAAGGATTGCATGATAAACACATGCGATTATTATGCAcgtctcatcagtaaagcctgTCCTTTATTAATTAGTAAATccccatcacctgctttcagatggagctgcaataggcttgttcgacttcatgtggtTCCACAAAAACCGACAGGCAGATGACATCACAGGATCGCGGAGCGATTTGAAAAAATAAGCAGCAATCTGATCTCGCACTGTACTATGTCATTTGCCTGTCCGTTCTTGCAGCGCTGCATAAAGTCGAGCAATATTTAATACACCGAGccatagttcactgacaagctagGACGAATCACCTGCGATAATGAATGCAATATTTCCCAGCTTGTCAGTAAActatggctttgtgtagtaaattttgctccatctgaaagcaggtcaTGGCGATTTACTATTACTCATGGAACCAGCTTTAATGATGAGATGTACATGATAATCGTATGCGATTTACTGTGCAGCCCTATAGGGCGTTATTTAGCCATCCTTAGTTTTGCAAAATGCGAGAAGTGCCTTTTTTATATGGCAGTTCTTGCACATGCCTTGAGAGACCCTTGGTGGGTTCACTTGTGGTTAATATGAAATTACAGACTTATATTTATCTTTTTCCTGATCATTTGTTGTGTGTGCACTATTTCACATGTTCTgttgtcacactcagtctaacatgcaggagtGCAGAGTTAGCCATGCCTACTTATTTACGTCCATGTTTTTTATCATATGccgttttaataaaaatgattgTGACATCTCACATGAGGCTTTGACTTGCTTGTAAAGTATTATTCCACTTAGCAAAAATACTGAGATATTTATCGCCATTTGTCCCAAAATTAGAGAGAAGCGTTTTGGTCAATAACTCCCAGCCCTAACACTATCTTCTGTTGTTTAGTACCCACTTCTGTTCAGTCTCTATCAGACGATCTGCTGAAGTATTACCAACAAATAACTCGAGCCAT belongs to Paramisgurnus dabryanus chromosome 2, PD_genome_1.1, whole genome shotgun sequence and includes:
- the cth1 gene encoding cysteine three histidine 1, coding for MFETSQDNLLLFPSEGQTNLVFPEEGLGNGTISLAEALLPLVEFPSPMTPWLCSTRYKTELCSRYAETGTCKYAERCQFAHGLHDLHVPSRHPKYKTELCRTYHTAGYCVYGTRCLFVHNLKEQRPVRPRCRNVPCRTFRAFGVCPFGTRCHFLHVEGGSESDSVEDERTWQPPSNAQEWKPRGALCRTFSAFGFCLYGTRCRFQHGLPNSIKGLASNNTPWPHQMLNGGSLSPASDTCSSPSPPSSSPPSALASPVYPDGSGPITPPSADAVANNAFTFSSQHLNDLLLPLAFRLQQLEKAGKVGTQEEPLLS